Proteins from one Syngnathus scovelli strain Florida chromosome 9, RoL_Ssco_1.2, whole genome shotgun sequence genomic window:
- the LOC125975792 gene encoding trypsin-2: protein MRCFVFVLLIGAAFATEDDKIVGGYECTPHSQPHQVSLNSGYHFCGGSLVNENWVVSAAHCYKSRVEVRLGEHHIRINEGTEQFIGSSRVIRHPRYSSYNINNDIMLIKLSKPATLNQYVKPVALPSSCAPAGTMCKVSGWGNTMSSTADKNKLQCLDLPILSDSDCKNSYPGMITNAMFCAGYLEGGKDSCQGDSGGPVVCNGELQGVVSWGYGCAEKDHPGVYAKVCIFNEWLETTMANY from the exons ATGAGGTGCTTTGTCTTTGTTCTGCTCATCGGAGCCGCCT TTGCCACCGAAGACGACAAGATCGTCGGTGGCTATGAGTGCACACCCCACTCGCAGCCCCATCAGGTGTCTCTGAACTCCGGCTACCACTTCTGCGGAGGCTCCCTGGTCAACGAGAACTGGGTCGTGTCCGCCGCTCACTGCTACAAGTC CCGCGTTGAGGTGCGTCTGGGCGAGCACCATATCAGGATCAACGAGGGAACCGAGCAGTTCATCGGTTCCTCCCGCGTTATCCGCCACCCCCGCTACAGCTCCTACAACATCAACAATGACATCATGCTGATCAAGCTGAGCAAACCCGCCACGCTCAACCAGTACGTGAAGCCCGTGGCCCTGCCCAGCAGCTGCGCCCCCGCCGGCACCATGTGCAAAGTCTCCGGATGGGGCAACACCATGAGCTCCA CCGCCGACAAGAACAAGCTGCAGTGCTTGGACCTCCCCATCTTGTCCGACAGTGACTGCAAGAACTCCTACCCCGGCATGATCACAAACGCCATGTTCTGCGCCGGATACCTAGAGGGAGGCAAGGACTCTTGCCAG GGTGACTCAGGTGGCCCCGTGGTGTGCAATGGCGAGCTGCAGGGCGTCGTGTCCTGGGGCTATGGATGTGCCGAGAAGGACCACCCCGGTGTCTACGCTAAG GTCTGCATCTTCAACGAATGGCTGGAAACCACCATGGCCAATTACTAA